ctagagaacatatcttgtgctattgtgcttgccataatttttgacaggagttataaggagagaaagaacaccggttgtgctttcactttatttcggttgttcggtttcttcccaacactTAGAATGAACGTAATTGGCAGAGATATAACATGATTTATATCAACATACAAATTAACATCTCTGATAAAGAAAAGGGCTTCAAGTTCAACAACTAAGACTTGGGTGACAGGCGATGTCCGAGTTTCAACTTCGCCCTCCACATTGCCTTCGTGGAACTTGGAAGTCAGGTGCTCCCAAGACACATACCCGATAAAGTACTTTGATTTACATAGAGCCAGGCACTACAACTTCACCCATTTAGTGCAAAAGATTGGCTTTCAAAAGAACGACATTGCAAGTAATGGGTACAAATTCATTTAAAGCCAAGATATGATATTGACTAAATTTTGCAATTGAAATAAAAGGAAGTCATTCTAATGTTTATAATTGATTAATGGTGTGTAATCACCAGAAACTTTTACCACTGATTAAAATAATTTCCTCGCTACTGAAAGTGATTGCACACGTTTAGCTGTCTTGCGAGTTAATTAGCATGAAGAAAGTGTAGTAAGGGCATTACTCAAATGCATTACAGTCAGAGATCATCCGTTTTCCATTCTAGAGTTGTGTCTTGATGCTTCAATGTAAGTACTGTAACTAAAATACCATTCAGATCACTTTTCTGCCAACATATCTATGTGGTTGGTGGCAAACAGTAGTTCTATTTTGTCCTTTGAAAGGGTGAAAGGAATCCCTATAATTCTTGCATTATTACTGACgaaaacacaaacacaaaaccATCCTCTTGTTGTCTGATTCCCTTGTTAGCATGCCCGAAGAGAAGCCATATGAAAAACATACAAGGAGTTGTAGATTGGTAACACAAGTAACACATCCATGCACAGAGATTACTATTACACTTATCATCTTCGGCTGgcaaattatgattattattttttccgCTATTTTAGTTTGCTTACATAAGGAGATTTAGTGGAGGATCCGACGAGCTAAAATCTGATTCAAATTTTCTCACGGATGCCATTGATCTAAGGTCCAGCTCCATTGCATCAACTTTAGCTATGGGGAATTTCCTTGACAATTTGCATCTTTGATATCTCTAGCGGCAACAATGTTTCTGACCCCCATTATTACATGAACACCACGCAGAGCTAGAACTCGTGTAGTTTCAATGTCAATATATATCACTGGATGCTCTTATAATCATGGATTTCAACAAGGAGAAGAAGGTGGTGAATATAGGAGTGTCGGTTCAGCATGACAAGTGAAGAGTCGGAGTTCAAGTGttaaaagaagaggaagaagaaatagaGAGAGAAAAGAATATCTTTAGTCCCTTGTGCTTTGCAGCATATATAAGGAATCATCCATTGTCTTGTAGTTTCACGTAATTAACAGTACGGGAGTTTGCATAATCATGATGTACTTAATGTCGTTACATGTTAATTATCACCATATGATAGAAATAATATTTACTTTTGGaaaattcaaatactaaaaaAACCAACGCCCATAGGGATTGTATTTGCATCCATATGATTTTTAACTCGAGCTCCCTTGTGCACCATCTACgtgcatttttatttttggttttataCTTTTTGAGTTAATGGTTTGAAAGTGAGATTCGGGCTTACCATGTAGCATTTGCTTATCCTTCTGTTGTTCACGGTGCTAggtttgatttttaaattaagaattttatttattaatttacaaatataactataaattttagtaaaatataataagtatATTCCCAAACCGACCCAAAATCTTATCTAAATCCATATTTTTTAGACTCGTACTTCTGTCCAAACAGCCGAACACACAGGGTCTTGATTATAGTTTTATTATCGAAGAGAGAGGGATGATGGGTTAATATCTGCCCTTCTGTCACTGTTAATTAGGAGTTTGATGCTTTTAGCATGAGTGGATTAGGCCGAAATGATGCAAGAACGTAGAGTAGACAGAATGGACCCAACCTACTTCTAACTCACTACTTAGGGCAGGCTAGGGAATATGATCCATCCAAGAATCGTGACAAGGGCATCACTCATTCTACCAACTGTTGGACTAGAGAACACTTTGGGATATGGAGTGGCTTCAAATGTTAGATTGCACATGTATGCATAAACGTTAGAAACCTCAACCATAAGATCAAAATTACAGAGACACATTATATAGAAGGATTAAAATTACATAAACCAAACCAGACCACTTTAACTTTAGTGGGAATATATGAAATGAGAACATTTCATTTCAACTACTCTACTATCGTATTCAGTCTTTGACCTTAGTTTCAGAGTAATACATCTTAAAAGCTTTAGGTAGATAAACAGGCAACAAGAACCCAAACAGATTGAAGCACCAAAACCCCATATTAGCCAAAGCCAGCACTCTTCCTACGTAAACTCTCTTACCAGATCCCGCATACTCGTTATCCACCTTTGTAAACTCACACCTCAACCAGTCTACCAGACTGAAAATCCTCCTCGTATTGTAAAATACCGGAACATAAACCCGAACCGGAATCGAAAACCTGTCTGAAAACGCCACTCCTTCCATGAAAACTTGACTTGACAAAAGAAATACATGCGGCGCCGCTGCCTTTATCCCTTGTTTATCGCCCTCCAGGATCCCGTGAAAGATGTACGCCACCGGGAGATAAAGCCCAATAATGGCACCCACCGTCACGTACAACCCAAGGATCTTGTTCCTTGGATCGAAAACCAAGGAATTTTGTGGAGAGATTTTCCTAGGGAAGGCAACTTTGAGAAGCAAGTACATGTAGAAGATAGAAAATACCACAAAGGCGAAGTCTTCGAGACCGACCATGCCGCTCGCCGCCACGATGATCATAACGGCAAGACAATTGAGTTGCCTGAGGGTGAGAAATCGAGTCGGTTTAAGAGGATTGGGGTGGGATGATTTTTCATGGCCTTGAATTCCTTCATTTGGTAGGCTTATATCATTGCAGGTTGGGCCAACCCCTCctgacattttttttttctttctcagatGTGATGACGAACAGTAGCAGGTTTGTTTATCTTTCCTCTAGCAAagaaagaaagtgaaagaaataCTGTATGAAGATTTTTCCTGGAAAAGTTACAGTGCAGAGGAAAGTGAGAGAAAAGGCTTGGATGGGGTAAGTTAAGGAAGGGAGAAATAGAATTTTGGAGAGGAGGGGATAGGAGGGTTGAGGTAATGAAGATGGACATGTAGCAGCCGTGGAAGAGTTCCAGGTGGACTTTGTACGGAAACCGAGGCTTGGAATTGGAAATGGGACTTATGTCGTTTAATAGAAATTGggaattgattaaataataattaaatttgcaaCTTTAATCTTTATCCATTGAATACTgtttttcttttgaaaagaaaaaagatagtTTGTTGTTGTGCCAACAAAATGTGTATTTTGTTATGTTATTAGTTAAAGAATAGTGACTTCAATCTATATGGAACTCAAGCTGAAAAtgaatatgtaaaaaataaaggAATTTTTTATGGAAATGATAAAGGTAAGGCAGGGGGATTTTTTATATCAACTAACAATCAAAGCTTTAATttctttcttatatattttttttatcaagttGCTCCTTTATTCGAAATCATGATGGTTTGTTTGTGTGCAGATTGTCCGACACCCTTCTTAATGCAGTAGAAGTGTGGATGGCAAAACTTCTTACTCTCTGCAAGACTCTTTCGTGGCTTAAGGAATTAAGATTAAATCATATACCGTAATGGCTCTTACTAAACCTTCTTTGAACATTTCTGAGCTTGGTATGATTCTTGATGGTTGCAATTTGTTGAGTGCTCCTTTTCAGCGTTTGTCCTTCCAATGGGCTAAGACTATTTACTAACAAAGTGGCTCATGAGGTTGCTTAGATAGAGCTTTGTCCAATGCCGGTTGTATCATCTATGGGATGCTTTTCCCACGTCGCTTTATTTTATTGTAGAGTCGAATCATAGTGCTTTTGATTTCCGTATGTTGGAGAGACATAGGATTGGATATAACTGTTCTTACTTTCTTGATGATTAATATATAActttactaaaataaataaatcttataaataataaaaaatttaaaacaacaatttCTATGATATAATGAACAATAAGAACTAAATTCACCAGttcaaaaatttttctaaacttATACTGTTATATATACTAATTTTCTTTCTCATATGCGTTGTAGGTAATAGACATATTCtttacaaattaaaatataatatataaaatataacacatttaatgtagataatattttatgtataaaagaatttagtatcataatttaaattaatacgaagtaaaaaattatatattatacaaAGTAAAGGAAAAAGTAATTAATATCAAGTatagaattaataataaaattataccgGATTACTTATTCACGTGCTCtttcaaatcataaaaaaaaactcataaaataGAACACTTTTATGAATTGTTGAAGTTGTTTCTTTAACCGTAATATAAGAAGTAAATAACAATTCaaatttattatcatattaataaacctatcaaaatatatatatatttttactatgtCTAAGTTTTTTCTTCTTAATATTATCtttgaattaatgcataaaattattgaaaaaaaaataaaaatttagaagtatactataaagtaaataataattttaaattaaaataaaaataggtaaAACAACATGCATCAATCATAGTAATAATATCAATAAGTGCAAAAAATAATTGCATTAAATTGGttaaatataaaagatatttacattaaattaataaatacatttaataatgataattaaaaaataattattgaaatattatatcataaataataagataaaaaagtataaaataatacTTGCTTTACACGATATAGACaacttcaaaaaataaaatattatattagcttatcatcaattaaaataattttagatcTTTCTCCGGTATTAATATAACTCTAAcactaattaaatgataattaaaaggtAAAATCAATCTCTATTTATATACTTAGACTTCTATTTAAGTTATAACTCTATTTTATCGCGTTAATAACTATGAAAGTATAAAAGtttacttataaaattaaaaataaaaataatttaaaatttaacaaaaatcttttaaccttaattaatagtttttttaaagGGAAACATAAGCAAATTCATTAACCGAAAAAACAAGAGAAATCGAATAATAAGAAGGAAATACCTGCCTACAACAATACCAACCTGTTGTACCTACACACCCTTCCAGCACAAAAGGTTACGATGAAACCACAAGGACCATAAACTTGTGATACCTCTCTGTTGCAGCCGATCATGAGgcgattttagaagaaaaataataaaatctttaACAACTGTAGGTGCGGATTGAAACCTTGCAAGCTGCCATGCCGTTCGGGCTCTACTGCAGTTAAGTAAAACATGATCCAAGTATTCACTCAAACAGCAAGACACACTCAACAGCGATAGAAACCCCTTTCTCAAGCAACCTTTCTTTCGTGGGAATGAAATGACATAAACAACGCCAAAGAAAGTGCTTCACCATCGGCAGTACACGACATCCCCATAATTTCAACCATGGTCCCTCAAGAAAAAGAGACTCAATATCAGCGTTCAAGGACAGCGCTAACTGGTACCCAGAGTGAACTGTATACACACCATCCCTATtgaaatgccaaataagcctgtTCATTTATTTATACTGGGCAATCGACACTTCTAGAATATAAGCCACATCCATCGTGTAATAATCCGatagttagaggtgttacatacaATACAACAAAATGGCCTGGTAGAGAGATGGAACAAAACCTTACTTAATATGGTTTATTCAAtgttaaattattcaaaattgtCAATATCATTCTAGGGGTAAGCATTACTAActacttgctatattctaaatTACATACAAACTAAGGAAGCACCTTAGGATCCATACAAAATGTGGCACGACATGAAGCCAGGCCTAAATCATTTTAGGAATTGGGGATGCCCAACCTACGTGTTGGCTAAAGATGAAAAAAAGTTGGAAGCACAGATAGAATTGTGCATATTTGTTGGCTGTCCAAAGTGGAGTAAGAGCGgataattttaaaacccaaaagaCTAAATGGTTAAGGTTTCGACTTATGCTACTTTCCTTAAGGAATTCTACATTAACAATTTTAAACCTCGAAGTAGATTGTTACTTTAGAAAATTTCAGGAAAATGAACTTATACTTGTAAGTCATTTTCCATGAAACAAATGCAGCCAAAGGGAAATGAATAAGAGGATAATCATTTTATAAACAGTTATCtaaaaaattaatctattttcTAGGATTAGTAGGCacgtttcaattttttttaccacaaattctctctctctctcaaaaaTAGTAAACCTAACAACATCCTTTTACCAAATTTACACATTTACGCATTTTGTCCAACACTCTCGGCAATTACCAATCCAACTGTTATAAATTGTGCCAAAGTTCATTGAAAAAAACATGCCATCACAAATTACCGGTATTAGTCACCCGGCTAGctaactttttatttaaaaaaatgaagaggTTTTCCCTTATTGTTTTGTGCGTGGTGACTCTAGTGGTGGTGTTGTTTTCAAGTTCAGAGGCAGCACCAGCGCCAAAATGTGATAACCCCCTGGAGTATAGCTCATGCTTGAACGCGTATAAGAAGCCACCTCCAT
This window of the Gossypium hirsutum isolate 1008001.06 chromosome A09, Gossypium_hirsutum_v2.1, whole genome shotgun sequence genome carries:
- the LOC107930178 gene encoding uncharacterized protein, producing the protein MSGGVGPTCNDISLPNEGIQGHEKSSHPNPLKPTRFLTLRQLNCLAVMIIVAASGMVGLEDFAFVVFSIFYMYLLLKVAFPRKISPQNSLVFDPRNKILGLYVTVGAIIGLYLPVAYIFHGILEGDKQGIKAAAPHVFLLSSQVFMEGVAFSDRFSIPVRVYVPVFYNTRRIFSLVDWLRCEFTKVDNEYAGSGKRVYVGRVLALANMGFWCFNLFGFLLPVYLPKAFKMYYSETKVKD